Proteins encoded within one genomic window of Papio anubis isolate 15944 chromosome X, Panubis1.0, whole genome shotgun sequence:
- the RAP2C gene encoding ras-related protein Rap-2c isoform X1, with product MREYKVVVLGSGGVGKSALTVQFVTGTFIEKYDPTIEDFYRKEIEVDSSPSVLEILDTAGTEQFASMRDLYIKNGQGFILVYSLVNQQSFQDIKPMRDQIVRVKRYEKVPLILVGNKVDLEPEREVMSSEGRALAQEWGCPFMETSAKSKSMVDELFAEIVRQMNYSSLPEKQDQCCTTCVVQ from the exons ATGAGGGAATACAAGGTAGTGGTGTTAGGGAGCGGAGGGGTTGGCAAATCTGCCCTTACTGTGCAGTTTGTCACTGGGACTTTCATTGAGAAATATGACCCCACCATTGAAGATTTCTACCGCAAAGAGATCGAAGTGGACTCTTCCCCCTCCGTGCTGGAAATTCTGGACACCGCAGGAACTGAGCAGTTTGCCTCCATGAGAGATCTCTACATCAAAAACGGCCAGGGTTTCATCCTGGTTTATAGCCTGGTTAATCAACAGTCTTTTCAG GATATCAAGCCAATGAGAGATCAAATTGTCAGAGTGAAGAGATATGAAAAAGTCCCACTAATCCTAGTAGGAAATAAAgtggatctggaaccagaaagaGAGGTTATGTCTTCAGAAGGCAGAGCTCTGGCTCAAGAATGGGGCTGTCCTTTCATGGAGACATCGGCAAAAAGTAAATCAATGGTGGATGAACTTTTTGCTGAGATCGTCAGGCAAATGAACTATTCATCCCTGCCCGAGAAGCAAGATCAGTGTTGTACAACTTGCGTCGTCCAGTAA
- the RAP2C gene encoding ras-related protein Rap-2c isoform X2: MRDLYIKNGQGFILVYSLVNQQSFQDIKPMRDQIVRVKRYEKVPLILVGNKVDLEPEREVMSSEGRALAQEWGCPFMETSAKSKSMVDELFAEIVRQMNYSSLPEKQDQCCTTCVVQ, from the exons ATGAGAGATCTCTACATCAAAAACGGCCAGGGTTTCATCCTGGTTTATAGCCTGGTTAATCAACAGTCTTTTCAG GATATCAAGCCAATGAGAGATCAAATTGTCAGAGTGAAGAGATATGAAAAAGTCCCACTAATCCTAGTAGGAAATAAAgtggatctggaaccagaaagaGAGGTTATGTCTTCAGAAGGCAGAGCTCTGGCTCAAGAATGGGGCTGTCCTTTCATGGAGACATCGGCAAAAAGTAAATCAATGGTGGATGAACTTTTTGCTGAGATCGTCAGGCAAATGAACTATTCATCCCTGCCCGAGAAGCAAGATCAGTGTTGTACAACTTGCGTCGTCCAGTAA